A DNA window from Bradyrhizobium sp. CCBAU 53421 contains the following coding sequences:
- a CDS encoding DUF992 domain-containing protein: MYSAMRITGHWVVLAVSGAAVVATPIATAEAQQVQAGTLACLGGPDTGFILGPVTNLDCVLHADSAPDTRYVAAIPNLGVFIGEQEVALTWKVMAPVPWLSRDEFVGSYGHAGGAGDNVLTGGTNTSITLHPLKQDDPSTAPVKVESLEIRPMDP, encoded by the coding sequence TTGTACAGCGCCATGCGTATAACCGGTCATTGGGTCGTGCTTGCGGTGTCTGGCGCGGCTGTTGTCGCCACGCCCATCGCAACCGCCGAAGCACAACAGGTGCAAGCGGGAACGCTCGCGTGTCTTGGCGGCCCGGATACCGGTTTCATCCTCGGCCCTGTGACCAACCTCGATTGCGTACTGCACGCCGACAGCGCGCCGGATACTCGCTACGTCGCAGCCATTCCCAACCTCGGCGTTTTCATCGGCGAGCAGGAAGTCGCACTGACCTGGAAGGTGATGGCGCCCGTGCCCTGGCTCTCGCGCGACGAATTCGTCGGCAGCTACGGCCATGCCGGCGGCGCCGGCGACAATGTCCTCACCGGCGGCACGAATACTTCGATCACGCTGCATCCACTGAAACAGGATGATCCCTCGACTGCACCGGTCAAAGTCGAGAGCCTCGAAATCCGGCCGATGGATCCCTGA